A window of Neochlamydia sp. AcF84 genomic DNA:
CAGAAGGTTCTATTCTCTCGATAGAGTTAGAAGATATGATAGAATTATGCTTAGCTGTTCTAGAAACTTGAGGCTCATCTGCCAAAGGAACGGGAGGGGCTGGCAGGGAAGAAGATTTTAAAGCTTGCTGGGAACGTATAAGAGGAGGCTGCATGGTTAATCCTTATGCATAAAAGATTTTCTTACTAGGATGGAAAGTAGGCCGAAACTCTACCGCTGCTTTTTTATCCATATCTTGTGAAATAAAAGCTTTTAGTTTAGTTATCCAATAAAATAAATATTTTATAAATTTATTAAGCCTTTGAATAAATTGAAGATAATTCAACTCATTTTTATCAAAATATTCAAATAGAACTAGAGAACGTGTTTGTTCTACATACCCTAAGCTTGCTCGTCCTGTTTCCTTGCCAAAAAGATTGCCTTTTAAAGCCATTAAGCTTATCCCCTCTTCTTTTTCTAAGGGAAGGCTGCCTACGCTAGAATAAAGATAAAACCCCTCTTGATCGAGAGATTTTTCAAAGGTGATAAGATAGTGACCATTCATTAAAAGCGTGCAAAGTCCTGAGCTATCAAGCTGAAGTCTACCTAATTGTTTAGATCTCCCATATTCAAGCAGCAGATCTTCTAGCTCCATACATCTCCTTTAATAAAAGGATTATTAATTCAATTTTTATTATAACAAAAAAATATTATTAAATTCAA
This region includes:
- a CDS encoding type III secretion system chaperone; its protein translation is MELEDLLLEYGRSKQLGRLQLDSSGLCTLLMNGHYLITFEKSLDQEGFYLYSSVGSLPLEKEEGISLMALKGNLFGKETGRASLGYVEQTRSLVLFEYFDKNELNYLQFIQRLNKFIKYLFYWITKLKAFISQDMDKKAAVEFRPTFHPSKKIFYA